The nucleotide sequence GCCACCGCGTGCCTGGCCTGGGCGCTCGATCCCGGGCATTCGATACCCGCGGGCATCGACGAACTCTTTGTCGGACGCTTCCCCATGCCGCGCGAGGACTGCGTGGTGCAGGTGGTGGCCGGCCCGCAGACCGACGAGATGGGCCGGTTCGAGTTCCGGCTGTACGGCGCCGATGGCGAAACGCTCATGGACGCCAGGGGCTACCGGATTGCCCGGATCGCGGCCAGGGAACTGGTGCTCC is from Gemmatimonadaceae bacterium and encodes:
- a CDS encoding polyketide synthase dehydratase domain-containing protein; translated protein: RRFHLTERGLQGEIVAPAIVEVGGTARPAVGWRLHLAVLDACFYATACLAWALDPGHSIPAGIDELFVGRFPMPREDCVVQVVAGPQTDEMGRFEFRLYGADGETLMDARGYRIARIAARELVLR